From one Brachypodium distachyon strain Bd21 chromosome 4, Brachypodium_distachyon_v3.0, whole genome shotgun sequence genomic stretch:
- the LOC100832594 gene encoding obtusifoliol 14-alpha demethylase: MDLLAAEPRSLLFAGVALLLATAAFLKILSGPGSSGKRLPPTIRAWPVVGGLLKFLAGPIPLIRSQYAALGPVFTVPILTRRITFLIGPDVSAHFFKGNEAEMSQQEVYRFNVPTFGPGVVFDVDYQVRQEQFRFFTEALRANKLRSYVDHMVMEAQEYFSKWGESGTVDLKYELEHLIILTASRCLLGREVREKLFDDVSALFHDLDNGMQPISVIFPYLPIPAHRRRDQARARLAEIFSTIIKSRKASGQSDEDMLQCFIDSKYKNGRPTTESEVTGLLIAALFAGQHTSSITSTWTGAYLLQFQRYFAEAVEEQKEVMKRHGDKIDHDILAEMDVLYRCIKEALRLHPPLIMLLRQSHCDFSVTTREGKEFDIPKGHIVATSPSFANRLPHIYKNPDSYDPDRFSPGREEDKAAGAFSYISFGGGRHGCLGEPFAYLQIKAIWTLLLRNFEFELVSPFPENDWNAMVVGIKGEVMVNYKRRKLIVEN; the protein is encoded by the exons ATGGATCTCCTCGCCGCGGAGCCCCGCAGCCTTCTCTTCGCCGGCGtggccctcctcctcgccacggCCGCCTTCCTCAAGATCCTCTCCGGTCCCGGGTCCAGCGGCAAACGGCTGCCGCCGACGATCCGGGCGTGGCCGGTGGTGGGCGGGCTCCTAAAATTCCTCGCCGGCCCGATCCCGCTGATCCGGTCCCAGTACGCTGCCCTGGGGCCGGTCTTCACGGTGCCCATCCTCACCCGCCGCATCACCTTCCTCATCGGTCCCGACGTCTCCGCGCACTTCTTCAAGGGCAACGAGGCCGAGATGAGCCAGCAGGAGGTGTACCGCTTCAACGTGCCCACGTTCGGCCCCGGCGTCGTGTTCGACGTGGACTACCAGGTGCGGCAGGAGCAGTTCAGGTTCTTCACCGAGGCGCTCCGGGCCAACAAGCTCCGCAGCTACGTCGACCACATGGTCATGGAAGCCCAG GAGTACTTCTCGAAGTGGGGAGAAAGCGGCACTGTGGATTTGAAGTATGAGCTGGAGCACCTCATCATACTGACTGCTAGCCGATGCTTGTTGGGAAGGGAAGTGCGAGAAAAGCTATTTGACGATGTTTCTGCTCTCTTCCATGATCTTGACAATGGGATGCAGCCAATCAGTGTCATCTTCCCCTACCTCCCGATCCCTGCTCACCGCCGGCGTGACCAGGCACGGGCACGTCTGGCGGAGATCTTCTCCACCATCATCAAGTCCCGCAAGGCCTCTGGGCAGTCCGACGAAGACATGCTGCAGTGCTTCATTGATTCCAAGTACAAGAACGGACGTCCCACCACAGAAAGCGAGGTGACTGGGCTGCTCATCGCGGCGCTGTTTGCTGGGCAGCACACTAGCTCAATCACCTCGACCTGGACCGGAGCCTACCTCCTCCAGTTCCAACGCTACTTCGCTGAGGCTGTagaggagcagaaggaggTGATGAAGCGACATGGTGACAAGATTGACCATGACATCTTGGCAGAGATGGATGTCCTATACCGGTGCATCAAGGAGGCGCTCCGGCTCCACCCACCGCTAATCATGCTGCTCCGCCAGTCGCACTGCGACTTCAGCGTGACCACGAGAGAAGGCAAAGAGTTTGATATCCCCAAGGGCCACATCGTCGCGACATCTCCATCTTTCGCCAACAGGCTCCCTCACATCTACAAGAACCCAGACTCGTATGATCCTGACCGGTTTTCACctgggagggaggaggacaAGGCTGCGGGCGCCTTCTCATACATCTCCTTTGGAGGCGGCAGGCACGGGTGCCTCGGCGAGCCATTCGCGTACCTGCAGATCAAGGCAATATGGACGCTCCTGCTGAGGAACTTCGAGTTCGAGCTGGTCTCGCCTTTCCCCGAGAATGACTGGAATGCGATGGTTGTTGGCATCAAGGGCGAGGTGATGGTGAACTACAAGCGGCGGAAGCTCATAGTCGAAAACTAG